In Salvelinus namaycush isolate Seneca chromosome 20, SaNama_1.0, whole genome shotgun sequence, the following proteins share a genomic window:
- the LOC120064628 gene encoding transketolase-like isoform X1, producing the protein MEDYHKPDQQTVQALRNIANRLRINCIKATTATGSGHPTSCCSVAEIMSVLFFNTMKYRPEDPKNINNDRFILSKGHAAPALYSMWTETGFLKESELLSLCQVESNLEGHPTPKQQFVDVATGSLGQGLGVACGMAYTGKYFDKSSYRVFCLMGDGELSEGAVWEAMSFASYYQLDNLVAILDINRLGQTDPAPLQHHVEKYQKRCEAFGWHAIIVDGHSVEELCKALSQARHQPTAIIAKTTKGKGIPAVEDKRGWHAKPLPKDMAEGVVKDLQARIMNSSKCLYPATPMEDAPPVSLCNIRMPSAPAYKQGEKVSTRKAYGMALAKLGRYNERVVVLDGDTNNITYSEIFKNEHPNRFVECYIAQQNMVSVATGCAARERNVVYASTLASFFTRAYDQLRMAAISESNINLCGSHCGLSIGEDGPSQMGLEDIAMFRAIPTATIFYPSDGVSIEKAVELAASTKGVCYIRTSRPENPIIYSSNEDFHVGQAKVVHQSTEDKVTVIGAGITLHEAVAAAEMLKKERIFIRVIDPFTIKPLDSKTIIEHARQTRGRILTVEDHYYEGGLGEAVCSAVVNEQGFTLQRLAVAHVPRSGKPNELLKIYGIDREAICQAIRKMLSGSSNAK; encoded by the exons ATGGAGGACTACCACAAACCCGACCAGCAGACAGTGCAGGCGCTCAGGAACATCGCCAACCGCCTCCGAATCAACTGCATCAAGGCTACCACCGCAACGGGCAGCGG ACACCCTACATCATGCTGCAGCGTGGCAGAAATCATGTCTGTCCTGTTCTTCAACACAATGAAGTACCGCCCAGAGGACCCCAAGAACATCAACAATGACCGCTTCATCCTCTCTAAG GGTCATGCCGCCCCGGCCTTGTACTCCATGTGGACAGAGACTGGCTTCCTGAAGGAGAGTGAGCTGCTCTCTCTGTGCCAGGTGGAGTCCAACCTGGAGGGACACCCCACACCT AAGCAGCAGTTTGTGGATGTGGCTACTGGCTCTCTGGGTCAGGGCCTGGGTGTGGCCTGTGGGATGGCCTACACCGGGAAGTACTTTGACAAGTCTAG CTACCGTGTGTTCTGTCTGATGGGGGATGGGGAGCTGTCTGAGGGGGCAGTGTGGGAGGCCATGTCATTCGCCTCCTACTACCAGCTGGACAACCTGGTGGCCATCTTGGATATCAACCGTCTGGGCCAAACCGACCCTGCTCCCCTGCAGCACCACGTGGAGAAGTATCAGAAACGCTGTGAGGCCTtcgg ttgGCATGCCATCATCGTGGATGGGCACAGTGTGGAGGAGCTGTGTAAGGCTCTGAGCCAGGCTCGCCACCAGCCCACTGCCATCATCGCCAAGACCACCAAGGGCAAGGGCATCCCAG CTGTGGAGGATAAGAGGGGCTGGCATGCCAAGCCCCTGCCCAAAGACATGGCTGAGGGAGTCGTGAAGGATCTGCAGGCGCGCATCATGAACAGCAGCAAGTGCCTGTACCCTGCCACGCCCATGGAGGACGCCCCGCCAGTCAGCCTGTGCAACATCCGCATGCCCAGCGCACCCGCCTACAAGCAGGGAGAGAAG GTTTCCACCAGGAAAGCCTATGGCATGGCCCTGGCTAAACTGGGTCGTTACAACGAGCGCGTGGTGGTCCTGGACGGAGACACAAACAACATCACCTACTCTGAGATCTTCAAGAACGAACATCCCAACCGCTTTGTGGAGTGTTACATCGCTCAACAGAACATG gtGAGTGTTGCCACTGGTTGCGCTGCCCGTGAGAGGAACGTTGTGTACGCCAGCACCCTGGCCTCCTTCTTCACCCGCGCCTACGACCAGCTCCGCATGGCTGCCATCTCAGAGAGCAACATCAATCTGTGTGGCTCCCACTGCGGCCTGTCCATCG gAGAGGACGGGCCGTCTCAGATGGGTCTAGAAGACATAGCCATGTTTAGGGCCATCCCCACGGCAACCATCTTCTACCCCAGCGATGGCGTTTCTATTGAAAAGGCAGTGGAGCTTGCCGCCAGCACAAAG GGTGTTTGCTACATAAGAACCAGCCGCCCCGAGAATCCCATCATCTACAGCAGCAATGAGGACTTCCATGTTGGACAGGCTAAG GTGGTGCACCAGAGTACGGAGGACAAGGTGACCGTGATCGGAGCTGGGATTACTCTGCATGAAGCCGTGGCTGCAGCTGAGATGCTCAAGAAAG AAAGGATCTTCATCAGGGTGATTGATCCGTTCACCATCAAACCCCTGGACTCCAAGACCATCATTGAGCATGCTCGCCAGACCAGGGGGCGTATCCTCACTGTAGAGGACCACTACTACGAAG GTGGTCTGGGGGAGGCAGTGTGCTCAGCGGTGGTGAACGAGCAGGGCTTCACCCTACAGCGGCTGGCCGTGGCCCACGTTCCCCGCAGCGGCAAGCCCAACGAGCTGCTCAAGATTTACGGCATCGACCGCGAAGCCATTTGCCAGGCCATCAGGAAGATGCTCAGCGGCTCTTCCAACGCCAAGTAG
- the LOC120064628 gene encoding transketolase-like isoform X2: MSVLFFNTMKYRPEDPKNINNDRFILSKKQQFVDVATGSLGQGLGVACGMAYTGKYFDKSSYRVFCLMGDGELSEGAVWEAMSFASYYQLDNLVAILDINRLGQTDPAPLQHHVEKYQKRCEAFGWHAIIVDGHSVEELCKALSQARHQPTAIIAKTTKGKGIPAVEDKRGWHAKPLPKDMAEGVVKDLQARIMNSSKCLYPATPMEDAPPVSLCNIRMPSAPAYKQGEKVSTRKAYGMALAKLGRYNERVVVLDGDTNNITYSEIFKNEHPNRFVECYIAQQNMVSVATGCAARERNVVYASTLASFFTRAYDQLRMAAISESNINLCGSHCGLSIGEDGPSQMGLEDIAMFRAIPTATIFYPSDGVSIEKAVELAASTKGVCYIRTSRPENPIIYSSNEDFHVGQAKVVHQSTEDKVTVIGAGITLHEAVAAAEMLKKERIFIRVIDPFTIKPLDSKTIIEHARQTRGRILTVEDHYYEGGLGEAVCSAVVNEQGFTLQRLAVAHVPRSGKPNELLKIYGIDREAICQAIRKMLSGSSNAK; this comes from the exons ATGTCTGTCCTGTTCTTCAACACAATGAAGTACCGCCCAGAGGACCCCAAGAACATCAACAATGACCGCTTCATCCTCTCTAAG AAGCAGCAGTTTGTGGATGTGGCTACTGGCTCTCTGGGTCAGGGCCTGGGTGTGGCCTGTGGGATGGCCTACACCGGGAAGTACTTTGACAAGTCTAG CTACCGTGTGTTCTGTCTGATGGGGGATGGGGAGCTGTCTGAGGGGGCAGTGTGGGAGGCCATGTCATTCGCCTCCTACTACCAGCTGGACAACCTGGTGGCCATCTTGGATATCAACCGTCTGGGCCAAACCGACCCTGCTCCCCTGCAGCACCACGTGGAGAAGTATCAGAAACGCTGTGAGGCCTtcgg ttgGCATGCCATCATCGTGGATGGGCACAGTGTGGAGGAGCTGTGTAAGGCTCTGAGCCAGGCTCGCCACCAGCCCACTGCCATCATCGCCAAGACCACCAAGGGCAAGGGCATCCCAG CTGTGGAGGATAAGAGGGGCTGGCATGCCAAGCCCCTGCCCAAAGACATGGCTGAGGGAGTCGTGAAGGATCTGCAGGCGCGCATCATGAACAGCAGCAAGTGCCTGTACCCTGCCACGCCCATGGAGGACGCCCCGCCAGTCAGCCTGTGCAACATCCGCATGCCCAGCGCACCCGCCTACAAGCAGGGAGAGAAG GTTTCCACCAGGAAAGCCTATGGCATGGCCCTGGCTAAACTGGGTCGTTACAACGAGCGCGTGGTGGTCCTGGACGGAGACACAAACAACATCACCTACTCTGAGATCTTCAAGAACGAACATCCCAACCGCTTTGTGGAGTGTTACATCGCTCAACAGAACATG gtGAGTGTTGCCACTGGTTGCGCTGCCCGTGAGAGGAACGTTGTGTACGCCAGCACCCTGGCCTCCTTCTTCACCCGCGCCTACGACCAGCTCCGCATGGCTGCCATCTCAGAGAGCAACATCAATCTGTGTGGCTCCCACTGCGGCCTGTCCATCG gAGAGGACGGGCCGTCTCAGATGGGTCTAGAAGACATAGCCATGTTTAGGGCCATCCCCACGGCAACCATCTTCTACCCCAGCGATGGCGTTTCTATTGAAAAGGCAGTGGAGCTTGCCGCCAGCACAAAG GGTGTTTGCTACATAAGAACCAGCCGCCCCGAGAATCCCATCATCTACAGCAGCAATGAGGACTTCCATGTTGGACAGGCTAAG GTGGTGCACCAGAGTACGGAGGACAAGGTGACCGTGATCGGAGCTGGGATTACTCTGCATGAAGCCGTGGCTGCAGCTGAGATGCTCAAGAAAG AAAGGATCTTCATCAGGGTGATTGATCCGTTCACCATCAAACCCCTGGACTCCAAGACCATCATTGAGCATGCTCGCCAGACCAGGGGGCGTATCCTCACTGTAGAGGACCACTACTACGAAG GTGGTCTGGGGGAGGCAGTGTGCTCAGCGGTGGTGAACGAGCAGGGCTTCACCCTACAGCGGCTGGCCGTGGCCCACGTTCCCCGCAGCGGCAAGCCCAACGAGCTGCTCAAGATTTACGGCATCGACCGCGAAGCCATTTGCCAGGCCATCAGGAAGATGCTCAGCGGCTCTTCCAACGCCAAGTAG